A single genomic interval of Sphaerodactylus townsendi isolate TG3544 linkage group LG08, MPM_Stown_v2.3, whole genome shotgun sequence harbors:
- the SUPV3L1 gene encoding ATP-dependent RNA helicase SUPV3L1, mitochondrial has protein sequence MSVGRCARLVSRLRYGGSVVLWRRPSGPNRAATAGAFSTASSDGRDTGAKAPDTSLFVPLPVSPAEPGPEGDVGAELSRPLNKSEVLKVLNKFYKRREIQKLGAENGLDARLFHQAFISFRKYIMESSSLRPDVHIILNDICCGAGHVDDLFPFFMRHAKQIFPMLECMDDLRKISDLRLPPNWYPEARAIQRKIVFHAGPTNSGKTYHAIQRYLAAKSGIYCGPLKLLAHEIFQKSNDANVPCDLVTGEERVCVDGDGRPSAHVACTIEMCSVNTPYEVAVIDEIQMIRDPSRGWAWTRALLGLCAEEIHVCGEAAAINLVTELMYTTGEEVEVRNYKRLTPIKVLDQALGSLDNLRPGDCVVCFSKNDIYSVSRQIESRGLECAVIYGSLPPGTKLTQAKKFNNPDDPCKIMVATDAIGMGLNLSIKRIIFNSLIKPVVNEKGEKEMDTITTSQALQISGRAGRFSTVFKEGEVTTVHSDDLALLKEILNKSVEPLVAAGLHPTAEQIEMFAYHLPGATLSNLIDIFVSLSQVDGLYFVCNVDDFKFLADMIQHIPLNLRSRYVFCTAPINKKQPYVCTSLLKFARQFSRNEPLTFDWLCRHISWPLTPPRNIKELVHLEAVHDVLDLYLWLSYRFMDMFPDTSLVRDIQKELDDIIQIGVLNITRLIRISEAASGTVAVPDDFPLQRINIGDGMLNSEDLPQTDQEPLPNDAKGQGQRRARGSKAVGHRPAGVQVDSLGRVRGALAARLIQQGLLTQEMLKQLEKEWLADRGGNSSSASQNADPKGKKRK, from the exons ATGTCCGTGGGTCGCTGTGCGCGGCTTGTGTCGCGGCTCCGCTATGGAGGCTCCGTCGTTCTCTGGAGGCGGCCGAGCGGACCGAATCGGGCAGCCACGGCAGGAGCCTTCTCCACCGCTTCATCCGACGGCCGCGACACGGGCGCGAAAGCTCCGGACACTTCCTTGTTCGTGCCGCTCCCTGTGTCCCCGGCGGAGCCTGGCCCCGAGGGGGATGTCGGTGCCGAGCTGTCTCGCCCGCTCAATAAGA GTGAAGTCTTGAAAGTACTGAATAAATTTTACAAGAGGAGAGAAATACAAAAACTCGGTGCAGAAAATGGACTAGATG CTCGTCTTTTTCATCAAGCATTTATAAGCTTTAGGAAATACATCATGGAATCTAGTTCATTGAGGCCAGATGTGCACATTATTCTAAATGATATATGTTGTGGAGCAG GGCATGTTGATGATCTGTTTCCATTTTTCATGAGACACGCTAAGCAGATCTTTCCTATGTTGGAGTGTATGGATGATCTGCGCAAAATCAGTGACTTACGATTGCCACCCAACTG GTATCCAGAAGCCAGGGCGATCCAGAGAAAAATTGTGTTCCATGCAGGTCCAACAAATAGTGGGAAAACCTATCATGCAATCCAAAGATATTTAGCAGCAAAATCAGGAATATATTGTGGCCCTTTGAAGCTGCTGGCACATGAGATCTTCCAAAAGAGTAATGATGCT AATGTGCCGTGTGATTTGgtgactggggaggagcgagTCTGTGTAGATGGTGATGGGAGGCCATCTGCCCACGTTGCGTGCACTATTGAGATGTGCAGTGTTAACACACCCT atgAAGTGGCTGTTATTGATGAAATTCAGATGATCAGAGATCCTTCCAGGGGCTGGGCTTGGACTCGAGCACTCTTGG GGCTCTGCGCAGAAGAAATTCACGTCTGTGGCGAAGCTGCCGCCATTAACTTGGTGACCGAGCTGATGTACACAAcgggggaggaggtggag GTGAGAAACTACAAGAGGCTTACCCCTATAAAAGTGCTAGATCAGGCCCTTGGATCTCTGGATAATCTTCGTCCTGGAGACTGCGTTGTCTGCTTCAGTAAGAATGATATTTATTCCGTGAGTCGGCAGATTGAATCCCGAGGGCTGGAGTGTGCCGTCATCTATGGGAGCCTGCCACCTG GAACAAAACTTACTCAAGCGAAGAAATTCAACAATCCGGATGACCCTTGTAAAATCATGGTTGCCACAGATGCCATTGGGATGGGGCTCAACTT GAGCATAAAGAGAATCATTTTCAATTCTCTGATTAAACCAGTGGTCAATGAGAAGGGTGAAAAGGAAATGGATACGATCACAACTTCTCAAGCGTTACAGATCTCAGGAAGAGCTGGGAGGTTCAGCACTGTGTTCAAAGAGGGGGAAGTCACTACCGTGCATAGTGATGACCTTGCGTTGTTAAAGGAAATCTTAAATAAATCAGTGGAACCCTTAGTG GCTGCTGGTCTGCATCCAACTGCTGAGCAGATTGAAATGTTTGCGTATCACCTTCCCGGCGCCACGCTCTCCAATTTAATC GATATTTTTGTGAGTCTCTCTCAAGTAGATGGCCTCTACTTTGTCTGCAATGTTGATGACTTCAAATTCCTGGCTGACATGATTCAGCACATTCCACTTAACTTGCGTTCAAGATATGTGTTCTGTACTGCACCTATCAACAAAAAGCAGCCGTATGTGTGCACTTCACTGTTGAAG TTTGCAAGGCAGTTCAGCAGGAATGAACCTCtgacatttgattggctgtgcagacacATCAGTTGGCCACTGACCCCGCCCAGGAATATCAAGGAGCTTGTTCATCTGGAGGCAGTTCACGATGTCCTCGATCTCTATCTTTGGCTGAG TTACCGCTTTATGGACATGTTCCCTGACACCAGCCTTGTGAGAGACATCCAGAAGGAGCTGGATGACATCATACAAATCGGGGTGCTCAACATCACGAGGCTGATCAGAATCTCAGAAGCCGCTTCTGGAACGGTGGCTGTTCCGGACGATTTCCCGCTTCAGAGGATCAACATCGGTGACGGGATGTTGAACTCGGAAGACCTTCCACAGACCGACCAAGAGCCTCTCCCAAATGATGCCAAGGGTCAAGGGCAGCGAAGagccagggggtccaaagcagtGGGCCACAGGCCGGCTGGGGTGCAGGTGGACTCCCTGGGCCGAGTCCGGGGGGCGTTGGCTGCGAGACTGATACAGCAGGGACTCCTCACGCAGGAAATGCTGAAGCAGCTGGAGAAGGAGTGGTTAGCGGATCGTGGCGGGAATTCCAGCAGTGCCTCTCAGAACGCAGACccaaagggaaagaagagaaaatga